A DNA window from Acidobacteriota bacterium contains the following coding sequences:
- a CDS encoding fumarate hydratase, whose amino-acid sequence MRTVKAQEVTEALARVAMNANFDIGADMLKAFDEALAQEKSEAGREVIRQIQENARIARQECVPYCQDTGFAVVFAEVGQDVRVEGNLTEAIHAGIRKAYGEGYLRKSILNDPIQRKNTGDNTPAVIHYEVVPGDKIRLTFGAKGGGSENMSKQAMLKPADGLEGVKRFVLETVSAGGANACPPLVIGVGLGGTFEKSCILSKKAAMRSPFHRNPDPFYAALEDELKVSLNKLGIGPMGYGGTVTVLGVNIEVYPCHLVALPVAVNVNCHADRHGEVEL is encoded by the coding sequence ATGAGGACGGTGAAGGCTCAGGAGGTCACCGAGGCCCTGGCCAGGGTGGCCATGAACGCCAATTTCGACATCGGCGCGGACATGCTCAAGGCCTTCGACGAGGCCCTTGCGCAGGAGAAGTCCGAGGCCGGGCGGGAGGTCATCCGCCAGATTCAGGAGAACGCGCGCATCGCCCGCCAGGAATGCGTGCCCTACTGCCAGGACACGGGGTTCGCCGTCGTCTTTGCCGAAGTGGGGCAGGACGTGCGCGTGGAGGGGAACCTCACGGAGGCCATCCACGCGGGCATCCGGAAGGCCTACGGGGAAGGGTACCTGCGCAAGTCCATCCTGAACGACCCCATCCAGCGCAAGAACACCGGGGACAACACGCCGGCCGTGATCCACTACGAGGTGGTCCCCGGGGACAAGATCCGACTGACCTTCGGCGCCAAGGGAGGCGGGAGCGAGAACATGTCCAAGCAGGCCATGCTCAAGCCCGCCGACGGCCTTGAGGGGGTCAAGCGGTTCGTCCTCGAAACGGTGTCCGCGGGCGGCGCCAACGCCTGCCCGCCCCTGGTCATCGGCGTGGGCCTCGGGGGCACCTTCGAGAAATCCTGCATTCTTTCGAAGAAGGCCGCCATGCGCTCGCCCTTCCACCGGAACCCCGATCCCTTTTACGCGGCCCTGGAGGACGAACTGAAGGTCAGCCTGAACAAGCTGGGCATCGGGCCCATGGGGTACGGCGGCACGGTGACGGTTCTGGGGGTCAACATCGAGGTCTACCCCTGCCACCTCGTGGCCCTGCCGGTGGCCGTGAACGTGAACTGCCACGCCGACCGGCACGGCGAAGTGGAACTCTGA
- a CDS encoding Fe-S-containing hydro-lyase, translating to MAEYTLKTPLTDGDVEKLRIGDSVRLSGVIYTARDAAHKRMIEGLDKGQPLPFDIKGSLVYYVGPSPTKPGNVIGSAGPTTAYRMDPYAPRLMEIGMKGMIAKGKRSDAVKEAMAKHKVVYLGATGGAAALIAKCIKKCDVIAYEDLGPEAVRRLEVEDMPLVVVTDCHGGDLYIEGRKKYEVS from the coding sequence ATGGCCGAATACACGTTGAAGACGCCCCTCACGGACGGGGATGTGGAGAAGCTCCGGATCGGCGACAGCGTCCGCCTCTCGGGCGTGATCTACACGGCCCGGGACGCCGCCCACAAGCGCATGATCGAGGGCCTCGACAAGGGCCAGCCCCTGCCCTTCGACATCAAGGGTTCCCTGGTCTACTACGTCGGTCCGAGCCCCACCAAGCCGGGAAACGTCATCGGCTCGGCGGGTCCCACGACGGCCTACCGCATGGACCCCTACGCCCCGCGGCTCATGGAGATCGGCATGAAGGGCATGATCGCCAAGGGCAAGCGAAGCGACGCCGTGAAGGAAGCCATGGCGAAGCACAAGGTGGTCTACCTGGGCGCCACGGGCGGGGCCGCGGCCCTCATCGCCAAGTGCATCAAGAAGTGCGACGTCATTGCGTACGAGGACCTGGGCCCCGAGGCGGTTCGGCGACTCGAGGTGGAGGACATGCCCCTGGTGGTCGTCACCGACTGCCACGGAGGCGACCTCTACATCGAGGGCCGGAAGAAGTACGAAGTCTCCTGA
- a CDS encoding DUF3857 and transglutaminase domain-containing protein gives MRRAGRALVAALVLAVWSGLAWRAAEYGPTFEKLKGVTAEKYPGADAVVVSDETRVDVEDSGLSHVNRTQLIKVLTEKGAAECATLRFDYDPASSYAEVKSLTVFRRDGRPEEVPAGRVHDLPQPQYMIYWGPRMKVASVPKLHPGDAVEIKTYSKGFVIAYLRDQVSQDDERYIPPMRGHYYDVVLFQGDRPIVRKSYTIVLPKDKPIRARVYNGELGHEAGFDEKTLSYTWWKENVPAAEREPRMVEDTDAFPKLVLATVMDWPEKSRWFYHVNEDVDTFAYDEAILAKTQEIIRGLKTDDEKRLALLAWVARQIRYSGISMGKGEGYTLHPGKMDFNDRAGVCKDIAGMLVTMFRAAGFKNTFPAMTMAGARVEDIPADQFNHCVVATEIAPNQYKLYDPTWCPFSREVWSSAERPQNYVIGSPRGEVLMETPPADASENFIRVVSTGSINEKGDLDTTLSISGGAYSETNLVWLVVNSPAAEVRSNLEKFVAAISPAARLVDYSYTDPIDVTKPFRMSLRVEAPGYAMVTGKEMILTPPLARNILQSPRLTDFLLAVKGKERKYDIFLRATREFLFEERLALPKGYGLKSAPEVKAVESPSADFSASLAVENGALVLRERLAVKKKIVPAAEYPGLRDAVEAVNGLSKALVVVGK, from the coding sequence ATGCGGAGAGCGGGAAGGGCGCTGGTCGCGGCGCTCGTTCTGGCGGTTTGGAGCGGGCTGGCCTGGAGGGCGGCCGAGTACGGCCCCACCTTCGAGAAGCTCAAGGGGGTGACGGCCGAAAAATACCCCGGGGCGGACGCGGTGGTCGTTTCGGACGAAACCCGCGTGGACGTGGAAGACTCGGGGTTGAGCCACGTGAACCGCACCCAACTCATCAAGGTGCTCACGGAGAAGGGGGCGGCCGAATGCGCCACCCTGAGGTTCGACTACGATCCGGCCTCCTCCTACGCCGAGGTCAAGAGCCTCACCGTTTTTCGAAGGGACGGGAGGCCGGAAGAAGTGCCCGCGGGGCGTGTCCATGACCTGCCCCAGCCCCAGTACATGATCTACTGGGGCCCCAGGATGAAGGTGGCCAGCGTGCCCAAGCTTCACCCGGGCGACGCCGTGGAGATCAAGACTTACTCCAAGGGCTTCGTCATCGCCTACCTGCGCGATCAGGTTTCGCAGGACGACGAGCGTTACATCCCTCCCATGCGCGGTCACTACTACGACGTGGTGCTCTTCCAGGGGGACCGGCCCATCGTGCGCAAGAGCTACACCATCGTCCTTCCCAAGGACAAGCCCATCCGGGCCCGCGTCTACAACGGCGAATTGGGCCACGAGGCGGGCTTCGACGAGAAGACCCTGTCCTACACGTGGTGGAAGGAGAACGTCCCCGCCGCCGAGCGCGAGCCGCGCATGGTGGAGGACACGGACGCCTTCCCCAAGCTGGTGCTCGCGACGGTCATGGACTGGCCCGAGAAGAGCCGGTGGTTCTACCACGTGAACGAGGACGTGGACACCTTCGCGTATGACGAAGCCATCCTCGCCAAGACCCAGGAGATCATTCGCGGCCTGAAGACCGACGACGAAAAGAGGCTCGCGCTCCTGGCGTGGGTGGCGCGGCAGATCCGCTACAGCGGCATCAGCATGGGCAAGGGCGAAGGCTACACCCTTCACCCGGGCAAGATGGACTTCAACGACCGGGCGGGCGTCTGCAAGGACATCGCCGGCATGCTGGTCACCATGTTCCGCGCGGCGGGGTTCAAGAACACGTTCCCCGCCATGACCATGGCCGGGGCCCGCGTGGAGGATATTCCGGCGGACCAGTTCAACCACTGCGTCGTGGCCACGGAAATCGCGCCCAACCAGTACAAACTCTACGACCCGACCTGGTGCCCCTTCAGCCGGGAGGTCTGGTCCTCCGCCGAGAGGCCCCAGAACTACGTCATCGGCTCTCCCCGCGGCGAGGTCCTCATGGAGACGCCTCCGGCCGACGCTTCGGAGAACTTCATCCGAGTCGTCTCCACGGGTTCGATCAACGAGAAGGGCGACCTCGACACTACCCTCTCCATTTCGGGGGGCGCCTACAGCGAGACCAACCTGGTCTGGCTGGTCGTGAACAGCCCCGCCGCCGAGGTCCGCTCCAACCTCGAGAAGTTCGTGGCGGCCATTTCCCCCGCCGCGCGCCTCGTGGACTACTCCTACACGGACCCCATCGACGTGACGAAGCCCTTCCGGATGAGCCTCCGCGTGGAGGCCCCCGGGTACGCCATGGTCACCGGAAAGGAGATGATCCTCACCCCTCCCCTGGCCCGCAACATCCTCCAGAGCCCGAGGCTCACGGATTTCCTGCTGGCCGTGAAGGGCAAGGAGCGCAAGTACGACATCTTTCTGAGGGCCACTCGCGAGTTCCTTTTCGAGGAGCGTCTGGCCCTTCCCAAGGGCTACGGCCTCAAGTCCGCCCCCGAGGTGAAGGCCGTGGAGTCCCCCTCGGCGGACTTCTCTGCGTCCCTTGCGGTGGAGAACGGCGCTCTCGTCCTTAGAGAGAGGCTCGCCGTCAAGAAGAAGATCGTTCCCGCCGCGGAGTACCCGGGTCTGAGGGACGCCGTGGAGGCTGTCAACGGGCTGTCCAAGGCCCTGGTGGTGGTGGGGAAATGA
- a CDS encoding malate dehydrogenase yields MLNKIGLIGGGFIGGVLTQEIAQRRLAREVGLVDPAPMAGPNDPPERQEVLKKQSVAIGKCLDIAEGLPTISRDIKLVGSKDYSALAGAEMVINTAGVPRKARPDGTFPSREELLAINLKVTIEVAKGIQQYCPNAMIISIANPLDAIVYTLDKRLAPPKSKLFGMAGVLDSGRYCYFVAEAAKVSVENVNAIVLGGHGDDMVPVRSSCLIAGIPVTKFLDADTLAKIEARTRKAGGEVVGLLGFGSAFVSPAWAALEMAEAVIYDKRKILPVCAKLEGEYGVNGLFVGVPAIIGKNGVEKVIELDLTPEEKAALAKSVDGVKKTCDEADGMLKSL; encoded by the coding sequence ATGCTGAACAAGATCGGTCTCATCGGCGGTGGGTTCATCGGCGGCGTTCTCACCCAGGAGATCGCCCAGCGGAGGCTCGCCCGGGAAGTGGGTTTGGTGGATCCGGCGCCCATGGCGGGCCCAAACGATCCTCCCGAGCGCCAGGAGGTGCTCAAGAAGCAGTCGGTGGCCATCGGCAAGTGCCTGGACATCGCCGAGGGCCTGCCCACGATCAGCCGCGACATCAAGCTCGTCGGCTCCAAGGACTATTCGGCCCTGGCCGGGGCGGAGATGGTCATCAACACCGCCGGCGTGCCCCGCAAGGCCCGCCCGGACGGGACCTTCCCGAGCCGCGAGGAGCTTCTCGCCATCAACCTCAAGGTCACCATCGAGGTGGCCAAGGGCATCCAGCAGTACTGCCCCAACGCGATGATCATCTCCATCGCCAACCCCCTGGACGCCATCGTCTACACCCTCGACAAGCGGCTGGCGCCGCCCAAGAGCAAGCTTTTCGGCATGGCGGGCGTGCTCGACTCGGGCCGCTACTGCTATTTCGTGGCCGAGGCGGCCAAGGTGTCGGTGGAGAACGTGAACGCCATCGTCCTCGGAGGCCACGGGGACGACATGGTTCCGGTGCGCAGCTCCTGCCTCATCGCCGGCATCCCGGTCACCAAGTTCCTCGACGCCGACACCCTCGCCAAGATCGAGGCGCGCACCCGCAAGGCCGGCGGCGAGGTCGTGGGCCTGCTGGGCTTCGGTTCGGCCTTCGTGTCCCCCGCCTGGGCCGCGCTCGAAATGGCCGAGGCGGTGATCTACGACAAGCGCAAGATCCTGCCCGTCTGCGCCAAGCTCGAAGGGGAGTACGGTGTCAACGGCCTCTTCGTGGGCGTTCCGGCCATCATCGGAAAGAACGGCGTGGAGAAGGTGATCGAGCTGGACCTCACGCCCGAAGAAAAGGCCGCCCTCGCCAAATCGGTGGACGGCGTCAAGAAGACCTGCGACGAGGCCGATGGGATGCTCAAGAGCCTGTAA